One region of Glycine max cultivar Williams 82 chromosome 9, Glycine_max_v4.0, whole genome shotgun sequence genomic DNA includes:
- the LOC100819588 gene encoding S-adenosyl-L-methionine:benzoic acid/salicylic acid carboxyl methyltransferase 3 has translation MEREQLSLHMNGGKGQRSYANNSSLQRTIIRKTRSILEETITRLYCDTFPNNCLKVADLGCSVGSNTLLVTSNIIDIVDNRSTQLNREPPTFQFYLNDLFGNDFNTIFKSLPGFYERLLEDKGHKFSPCFINATPGSFYGRLFPSNSINLFHSSYSLHWLSQDPLLRSREVASLNKGHCHIVSTSPPEVYKAYLKQFQQDFKLFLKSRSEELVPGGAMVLLFFGRDETPRRTSFEVTSLILNDMLLEGLIEEEKMDSFNIPAYKPTVEEIRHVIEEEGSFFVQRLEILISPWYEGINIEGGDGFFVNGNVRAEYITKNIRAVMEPLLSTKFGGEVINELFIRFKKKIEQIMEVEKLEGATLVISMTKNH, from the exons atggaaagAGAACAACTATCCCTTCACATGAATGGTGGCAAGGGACAAAGGAGTTATGCAAACAACTCCTCACTACAA AGAACAATAATACGTAAAACCAGATCCATACTTGAAGAAACTATAACGAGGTTGTACTGTGATACTTTTCCTAATAATTGCTTAAAAGTGGCAGATTTGGGTTGCTCTGTAGGATCAAACACACTTCTTGTGACATCAAATATTATTGACATTGTTGATAACAGAAGCACTCAATTGAACCGTGAACCCCCCACCTTCCAATTTTATCTCAACGATTTATTTGGAAACGATTTCAATACCATCTTCAAGTCACTCCCTGGTTTCTATGAAAGATTGCTAGAAGATAAGGGTCACAAGTTTAGTCCATGCTTTATTAATGCAACCCCTGGATCCTTCTATGGGAGGCTCTTTCCCAGTAATTCCATAAATCTTTTTCACTCCTCCTACAGTCTACACTGGCTTTCTCAG GATCCATTATTGAGGTCTAGGGAGGTAGCATCACTTAACAAGGGCCATTGTCACATAGTTAGCACAAGCCCTCCCGAGGTATACAAGGCTTACCTTAAGCAGTTTCAAcaagattttaaattgtttCTAAAATCACGTTCGGAGGAACTTGTGCCTGGAGGAGCAATGGTCTTATTGTTTTTCGGTAGAGATGAAACTCCTAGAAGAACCTCTTTTGAAGTAACTAGCCTAATACTCAACGACATGCTCTTGGAg GGTttgattgaagaagaaaaaatggacTCCTTTAACATACCAGCTTATAAACCAACGGTTGAAGAAATTAGGCATGTGATTGAGGAAGAAGGGTCATTCTTTGTTCAACGGTTGGAGATTTTAATCTCGCCTTGGTACGAAGGCATAAATATTGAAGGTGGTGATGGTTTTTTTGTTAATGGAAATGTAAGAGCCGAATACATTACCAAGAACATAAGAGCAGTAATGGAGCCTCTCTTGTCTACAAAGTTTGGTGGTGAAGTTATAAATGAACTATTCATCaggtttaaaaagaaaattgagcaAATAATGGAGGTGGAGAAATTGGAGGGTGCTACTTTGGTGATATCCATGACAAAAAATCATTGA